A window of the Longimicrobium sp. genome harbors these coding sequences:
- a CDS encoding DEAD/DEAH box helicase: MDRAEAQEDTVASGETAAAMDDTTQATGFGDLGLAPEVLAALEVLGYEEPTPIQVEAIPLLLSGRDVIGRAATGTGKTAAFALPLVQRIDPEGGVQALILAPTRELAVQVAEATHRYGSRLGVRVLAVYGGQAIDRQLRELRRGVHVVVGTPGRILDHIRRRSLDLSRVNYVVLDEADEMLDMGFIEDIDTILDETPPERQTALFSATFPPRIQELADKHMREPARVTVRQDKLETPLVRQVAYVVPRPYKLEALTRILDLEAPTSAILFCRTRNEVDELTEALQVRGYRPEALHGGLNQAQRDRVMKKFRDGTADLLIATDVAARGLDVEHVSHVINYDIPQTPEVYVHRIGRTGRAGREGTAVTLAQPREQFLLRGIEREVGRPIERARVPTVADLRARRLELMRAALVETLEGEDYEAYRDNVVLPLAEEFDPLDIAAAAAKLAADATRGEEPDSEVEIPQFEERRPPRDREMRGPRGRQERFDRGGGGGPPRRGRDGRGMTRLFIGVGRRRGIRPGDIVGAIAGEARIPGEGIGAIEIADQFTIVEVAEEFAEQVLRAMRNATIKGRPVSVRPAREG, from the coding sequence ATGGATCGCGCGGAGGCGCAGGAGGATACCGTCGCATCGGGCGAGACGGCGGCGGCGATGGACGATACGACGCAGGCCACCGGGTTCGGCGACCTGGGGCTGGCGCCGGAGGTGCTGGCGGCGCTGGAGGTGCTGGGTTACGAGGAGCCGACGCCGATCCAGGTGGAGGCCATCCCGCTCCTCCTCTCCGGCCGCGACGTGATCGGCCGCGCGGCCACGGGAACGGGAAAGACGGCGGCGTTCGCCCTTCCCCTCGTCCAGCGCATCGATCCCGAGGGCGGGGTGCAGGCGCTGATCCTGGCGCCCACCCGCGAGCTGGCCGTGCAGGTGGCCGAGGCCACGCACCGCTACGGCTCGCGGCTCGGCGTGCGCGTGCTCGCGGTCTACGGCGGGCAGGCCATCGACCGGCAGCTGCGCGAGCTGCGGCGCGGCGTCCACGTCGTCGTCGGCACGCCGGGGCGCATCCTGGACCACATCCGCCGGCGCTCGCTGGACCTGTCGCGCGTGAACTACGTGGTGCTCGACGAGGCCGACGAGATGCTGGACATGGGGTTCATCGAGGACATCGACACCATCCTCGACGAGACCCCGCCCGAGCGGCAGACGGCGCTCTTCTCCGCGACGTTCCCGCCGCGCATCCAGGAGTTGGCCGACAAGCACATGCGCGAGCCGGCGCGCGTGACCGTGCGCCAGGACAAGCTCGAGACGCCGCTGGTCCGCCAGGTGGCCTACGTCGTCCCCCGGCCCTACAAGCTCGAGGCGCTCACCCGCATCCTCGACCTCGAGGCGCCCACCTCGGCCATCCTCTTCTGCCGCACGCGCAACGAGGTCGACGAGCTGACCGAGGCGCTGCAGGTGCGCGGCTACCGCCCCGAGGCGCTGCACGGCGGCCTCAACCAGGCGCAGCGCGACCGGGTGATGAAGAAGTTCCGCGACGGCACCGCCGATCTCCTCATCGCCACCGACGTGGCCGCGCGCGGGCTGGACGTGGAGCACGTGAGCCACGTGATCAACTACGACATCCCGCAGACGCCCGAGGTGTACGTCCACCGCATCGGGCGGACGGGGCGCGCGGGGCGCGAGGGAACGGCGGTCACCCTCGCCCAGCCGCGCGAGCAGTTCCTCCTCCGCGGGATCGAGCGCGAGGTAGGGCGGCCGATCGAGCGCGCGCGCGTGCCCACGGTGGCCGACCTGCGCGCGCGGCGGCTGGAGCTGATGCGCGCCGCGCTGGTGGAGACGCTGGAGGGCGAGGACTACGAGGCGTACCGCGACAACGTGGTGCTGCCGCTGGCCGAGGAGTTCGATCCGCTCGACATCGCGGCGGCGGCGGCCAAGCTGGCGGCCGACGCCACGCGCGGCGAGGAGCCCGACAGCGAGGTGGAGATCCCGCAGTTCGAGGAGCGCCGCCCGCCGCGCGACCGGGAGATGCGCGGCCCGCGCGGGCGCCAGGAGCGCTTCGACCGCGGTGGCGGGGGTGGCCCGCCGCGCCGCGGCCGCGACGGGCGGGGGATGACGCGGCTGTTCATCGGCGTGGGCCGGCGGCGCGGCATCCGCCCGGGCGACATCGTGGGCGCCATCGCGGGCGAGGCGCGCATCCCCGGCGAGGGGATCGGCGCCATCGAGATCGCCGACCAGTTCACCATCGTGGAGGTGGCCGAGGAGTTCGCCGAGCAGGTTCTCCGCGCGATGCGCAACGCGACGATCAAGGGCCGCCCGGTGAGCGTCCGCCCGGCGCGCGAGGGGTGA
- a CDS encoding alpha-amylase family glycosyl hydrolase, producing MTMDGLRWWQRAVMYQVYPRSFFDADGDGVGDLPGIAAKLDHLRRLGVDAVWISPFYPSPMRDFGYDVTDHRGVDPLFGTLDDFDRLLAGAHARGLRVILDFIPNHTSDLHPWFVESRSSRQSPRRDWYVWRDPAPGGGPPNNWLSTFGGSAWTLDPATGQYYLHTYLREQPDLNWRNPAVEAEMLEVMRFWLDRGVDGLRVDAVQNVIKDDRFRDNPPNPAWREGDDPFLSLLREWSGDRPEVHDVIARMRRVVDGYGDDRVLIGEIYNRPERVMMYYGDSGAGCHFPYNFQLLELPWRAREIDAAVRRYEEMLPPGAWPNWVLGNHDRHRVATRVGAAQARVAAMLLLTLRGTPTIYYGDEIGMADVPIPPGRVQDPFEKNVPGLGLGRDTERTPMQWSGAPHAGFSAAEPWLPVAADYRETNVETQRCDPASLLALHQRLVALRRAEPALSVGAWSPVDAAGDVLAYLREHDGSCFLVALNLGPSPATLTFDGDGEIVLATDPDRRAAPVRGRIELRGDEGVIVRLG from the coding sequence ATGACGATGGATGGACTTCGCTGGTGGCAGCGGGCGGTGATGTACCAGGTGTATCCCCGCTCGTTCTTCGACGCCGACGGTGACGGCGTGGGCGACCTGCCGGGGATCGCCGCGAAGCTGGACCACCTGCGGCGGCTCGGCGTGGACGCGGTGTGGATCTCGCCGTTCTATCCCTCGCCGATGCGCGACTTCGGGTACGACGTGACCGATCACCGCGGCGTCGATCCGCTCTTCGGCACGCTGGACGACTTCGACCGGCTGCTGGCCGGGGCGCACGCGCGCGGGCTGCGCGTCATCCTCGACTTCATCCCCAACCACACCTCCGATCTCCACCCCTGGTTCGTGGAATCGCGCTCGTCGCGCCAGAGCCCGCGGCGCGACTGGTATGTCTGGCGCGACCCGGCGCCCGGCGGCGGGCCGCCGAACAACTGGCTGAGCACCTTCGGCGGAAGCGCGTGGACGCTCGATCCCGCGACCGGCCAGTACTATCTCCACACCTACCTGCGCGAGCAGCCGGACCTGAACTGGCGCAACCCCGCCGTCGAGGCGGAGATGCTGGAGGTGATGCGCTTCTGGCTCGATCGCGGCGTCGACGGGCTGCGGGTGGACGCGGTGCAGAACGTCATCAAGGACGACCGCTTCCGCGACAATCCGCCAAATCCCGCGTGGCGCGAGGGCGACGACCCTTTCCTGTCGCTGCTCCGCGAGTGGTCGGGCGACCGGCCGGAGGTGCACGACGTCATCGCCCGCATGCGCCGCGTGGTGGACGGCTACGGCGACGACCGCGTGCTGATCGGAGAGATCTACAACCGGCCGGAGCGGGTGATGATGTATTACGGGGACAGCGGCGCCGGATGCCACTTCCCGTACAACTTCCAGCTGCTTGAGCTTCCCTGGCGCGCGCGGGAGATCGACGCGGCGGTGCGGAGATACGAGGAGATGCTGCCGCCCGGCGCGTGGCCCAACTGGGTGCTCGGCAACCACGACCGCCATCGCGTGGCCACGAGAGTCGGCGCGGCGCAGGCGCGCGTGGCGGCGATGCTGCTGCTGACCCTGCGCGGCACGCCCACCATCTACTACGGCGACGAGATCGGGATGGCGGACGTGCCGATCCCGCCCGGGCGCGTGCAGGACCCGTTCGAGAAGAACGTCCCCGGCCTGGGCCTGGGCCGCGACACCGAGCGCACGCCGATGCAGTGGAGCGGCGCGCCGCACGCCGGCTTCTCGGCCGCCGAGCCGTGGCTCCCCGTGGCCGCCGACTACCGCGAGACCAACGTGGAGACGCAGCGCTGCGACCCCGCGTCGTTGCTGGCGCTGCACCAGCGCCTGGTCGCCCTGCGCCGCGCCGAGCCCGCCCTCTCCGTCGGCGCGTGGTCGCCCGTCGACGCCGCGGGTGACGTGCTTGCCTACCTCCGCGAGCACGACGGGTCGTGCTTCCTCGTCGCCCTCAACCTCGGCCCGTCCCCTGCCACGCTCACTTTCGATGGCGACGGAGAAATCGTCCTCGCCACCGATCCGGATCGCCGTGCCGCACCCGTGCGCGGCCGCATCGAACTGCGCGGGGACGAAGGGGTGATCGTGCGGCTCGGATAG
- a CDS encoding erythromycin esterase family protein, producing MADDDRLVEGVRERALPLEDESDLDPLLERIGDARVVLLGEASHGTSEYYTWRDRISRRLISEKGFGFIAVEGDWPDCYTLNLYAKDWDAPGADAREVLHAFSRWPTWMWANEEVAELAEWLREFNHGRPDGERVGFYGLDVYSLWESIDVVTRYLERVDPALAERARRAYGCFDPYEDDVQEYAWATAMVPTDCEEEVIHALAELRRKGPDFRREGPEAYFNAEQNALVAQNAERYYRAMIRGGAASWNVRDTHMMETLDRLLRHHGPGAKAIVWEHNTHVGDARATDMARAGMVNIGQLAREAYGDEVVIAGFSSYEGSVIAGEQWGAPMERIAVPQAKAGSWEDLFHRASAEDKLLMLEGFDEVPGALERRGHRAIGVVYRPEREAYGNYVPTVMPYRYDAMLYIDRSQALHPLHMAPVPDHEVPETYPSGM from the coding sequence ATGGCGGACGACGACCGGCTGGTGGAGGGCGTGCGCGAGCGCGCGCTGCCGCTCGAGGACGAATCCGACCTCGACCCGCTGCTGGAGCGCATCGGCGACGCGCGCGTGGTGCTGCTGGGCGAGGCCAGCCACGGCACCAGCGAGTACTACACGTGGCGCGACCGCATCTCCCGCCGGCTGATCTCCGAGAAGGGCTTCGGCTTCATCGCCGTGGAGGGCGACTGGCCGGACTGCTACACCCTCAACCTCTACGCCAAGGACTGGGACGCGCCCGGCGCCGACGCGCGCGAGGTGCTGCACGCCTTCAGCCGCTGGCCCACCTGGATGTGGGCCAACGAGGAGGTGGCCGAGCTGGCCGAGTGGCTGCGCGAGTTCAATCACGGGCGCCCGGACGGCGAGCGCGTGGGGTTCTACGGGCTGGACGTGTACTCGCTGTGGGAGTCGATCGACGTCGTCACCCGCTACCTGGAGCGCGTGGACCCCGCGCTGGCCGAGCGCGCGCGGCGGGCGTACGGCTGCTTCGACCCGTACGAGGACGACGTGCAGGAGTACGCGTGGGCCACCGCCATGGTCCCCACCGACTGCGAGGAGGAGGTGATCCACGCGCTCGCCGAGCTGCGGCGCAAGGGGCCCGACTTCCGCCGCGAGGGTCCCGAGGCGTACTTCAACGCCGAGCAGAACGCGCTGGTGGCGCAGAACGCCGAGCGCTACTACCGCGCGATGATCCGCGGCGGCGCGGCCAGCTGGAACGTGCGCGACACGCACATGATGGAGACGCTGGACCGGCTCCTCCGCCACCACGGCCCCGGTGCGAAGGCCATCGTGTGGGAGCACAACACGCACGTGGGCGACGCGCGCGCCACCGACATGGCGCGCGCGGGGATGGTGAACATCGGCCAGCTCGCGCGCGAGGCGTACGGCGACGAGGTGGTGATCGCCGGGTTCAGCAGCTACGAGGGAAGCGTGATCGCCGGCGAGCAGTGGGGCGCGCCGATGGAGCGCATCGCCGTGCCGCAGGCGAAGGCGGGGAGCTGGGAGGACCTCTTCCACCGCGCGTCGGCGGAGGACAAGCTGCTGATGCTGGAGGGGTTCGACGAGGTGCCCGGCGCGCTGGAGCGCCGCGGCCACCGAGCCATCGGCGTGGTCTACCGCCCCGAGCGCGAGGCGTACGGCAACTACGTGCCCACGGTGATGCCCTACCGCTACGACGCCATGCTGTACATCGACCGGAGCCAGGCGCTGCACCCGCTGCACATGGCCCCCGTCCCCGACCACGAGGTGCCGGAGACGTATCCGAGCGGGATGTGA
- a CDS encoding response regulator produces MTEPARRLVLVVEDSDAIRTAFTILLEESGYDVAAAPNGAEAVRLAAERTPDLVLLDLGLPDIPGVEVARQLKAAPRTQNTPVVALTGRDDDGDREALRAAGCAAYLVKPVDTQALIRALPGYIEASSAVAEG; encoded by the coding sequence GTGACGGAGCCGGCGCGGCGCCTGGTGCTGGTGGTGGAGGACAGCGACGCGATCCGCACCGCCTTCACCATCCTGCTGGAAGAGAGCGGCTACGACGTGGCCGCCGCCCCCAACGGCGCCGAGGCGGTGAGGTTGGCCGCCGAGCGCACGCCCGACCTCGTTCTCCTCGACCTCGGCCTCCCCGACATTCCCGGCGTGGAGGTGGCGCGGCAGCTCAAGGCCGCGCCGCGGACGCAGAACACCCCCGTCGTGGCGCTCACCGGCCGCGACGACGACGGCGACCGCGAGGCGCTCCGCGCCGCCGGCTGCGCCGCCTACCTGGTCAAGCCCGTCGACACCCAGGCGCTCATCCGCGCCCTCCCCGGCTACATCGAAGCATCGAGCGCCGTCGCGGAGGGTTGA
- a CDS encoding HAMP domain-containing sensor histidine kinase, with the protein MTDLRLQIHGGREAEARLREVLAREGFRIVEPPKPEAGQPVLVVEPEGHHHQHAHGRHETSRKIEELERTVLELRNLDVAKSQFLTNVSHELRTPLTAIVTYGEILRDGMLGEITPRQREAIESMIGSCRQLLAMIEEILTYARTNAQAISIQPSAFAMDEVVRSVFEMNASLVERKGLSFETEMAPELPRAYADRDKVAHVLGNLIGNAIDFTPDAGLVRVVARRSAQDARWIEVGVEDTGIGIDPAHHELIFQEFAQVDASRARIHHGTGLGLAIARQFVRLHGGRIWVESELGEGSRFYFTLPSVEVGNAEAARSPVAEGAAA; encoded by the coding sequence ATGACCGACCTTCGACTGCAGATCCACGGCGGCCGCGAAGCCGAGGCCCGGCTCCGCGAGGTGCTGGCCCGCGAGGGCTTCCGCATCGTAGAGCCGCCGAAGCCGGAGGCCGGCCAACCCGTGCTGGTGGTGGAGCCCGAGGGGCACCACCACCAGCACGCGCACGGCCGCCACGAGACGTCGCGGAAGATCGAGGAGCTCGAGCGCACGGTGCTGGAGCTGCGCAACCTCGACGTGGCCAAGAGCCAGTTCCTGACCAACGTCTCGCACGAGCTGCGCACCCCGCTCACGGCCATCGTCACCTACGGCGAGATCCTGCGCGACGGGATGCTGGGCGAGATCACGCCGCGCCAGCGCGAGGCCATCGAGAGCATGATCGGCTCGTGCCGGCAGCTCCTCGCCATGATCGAGGAGATCCTCACCTACGCCAGGACCAACGCGCAGGCCATCTCCATCCAGCCCTCCGCCTTCGCCATGGACGAGGTGGTGCGCTCGGTGTTCGAGATGAACGCCAGCCTGGTGGAGCGGAAGGGGCTCTCGTTCGAGACGGAGATGGCGCCGGAGCTGCCGCGCGCGTACGCCGACCGCGACAAGGTGGCGCACGTGCTGGGCAACCTGATCGGCAACGCCATCGACTTCACCCCCGACGCGGGGCTGGTGCGGGTGGTGGCGCGGCGCTCGGCGCAGGACGCGCGCTGGATCGAGGTGGGCGTGGAAGACACGGGGATCGGCATCGACCCCGCGCACCACGAGCTGATCTTCCAGGAGTTCGCGCAGGTCGACGCCAGCCGCGCGCGCATCCACCACGGCACGGGGCTGGGGCTGGCGATCGCGCGCCAGTTCGTGCGGCTGCACGGCGGCCGCATCTGGGTGGAGAGCGAGCTGGGCGAGGGGAGCCGCTTCTACTTCACGCTGCCCAGCGTGGAGGTCGGGAACGCCGAGGCGGCGCGGTCGCCGGTCGCGGAGGGCGCGGCGGCGTGA
- a CDS encoding PIN domain-containing protein, with the protein MGILIDTSVFIRAERAGIEVLDPLRSNPDDTLLLSVITASELLHGVWRATDAGVRAKRNAFVEAVFREFPMVDIDVAVARVHAQIWAEQMATGRMIGTHDLWLAATCIAHGFRIATANVREFARIGGLEVQAL; encoded by the coding sequence GTGGGAATCCTGATCGATACGAGCGTCTTCATCAGGGCCGAGCGTGCGGGGATCGAGGTGCTCGACCCCCTGCGCTCGAATCCCGACGATACCCTGCTCCTTTCCGTGATCACGGCGAGCGAGCTGCTGCACGGCGTATGGAGGGCGACGGACGCGGGCGTTCGGGCGAAGCGGAATGCGTTCGTCGAGGCGGTGTTTCGCGAATTCCCGATGGTCGACATAGACGTAGCCGTCGCGCGCGTCCATGCGCAGATCTGGGCGGAGCAGATGGCCACGGGGCGCATGATCGGCACGCACGACCTCTGGCTGGCAGCCACGTGCATCGCGCACGGTTTCCGGATCGCTACCGCGAACGTACGCGAGTTCGCGCGCATCGGGGGCCTCGAGGTCCAGGCCTTGTAG
- the ispG gene encoding flavodoxin-dependent (E)-4-hydroxy-3-methylbut-2-enyl-diphosphate synthase, whose amino-acid sequence MQPIQRRPTVTTWVGDVPVGSAHPVVVQSMTNTDTTDIEGTVRQVAALWRAGSQIVRVTVNNDEAARAVPHIVEFLAQRGVHVPIVGDFHYNGHLLLARYPDCAAALAKYRINPGNVGAKRHDENFAAIIEKALEFGKPVRIGVNWGSLDQALLTEMMDANARRPEAEREDAKTVMMQAMVESAMRSAALAERLGLPHDRIILSAKVSGVQDLVAVYGMLAPLSDYPLHLGLTEAGMGTKGIVASTAGLSILLQQGIGDTIRVSLTPKPGGDRTEEVHVAQQILQSLEIRSFTPQVTSCPGCGRTTSTYFQKLAEEIQGYLRDQMPVWRETHPGVEEMKVAVMGCVVNGPGESKHANLGISLPGTFEEPKAPVYVDGEHAVTLRGDHIAEEFKRILDDYVESHYPARQREPVAAGV is encoded by the coding sequence ATGCAGCCGATCCAGCGAAGGCCGACCGTCACCACCTGGGTGGGCGACGTTCCCGTGGGGAGCGCGCACCCCGTGGTCGTGCAGTCGATGACCAATACAGACACCACCGACATCGAGGGCACCGTCCGCCAGGTGGCCGCGCTCTGGCGCGCCGGCAGCCAGATCGTGCGCGTGACGGTGAACAACGACGAGGCCGCGCGCGCCGTCCCCCACATCGTGGAGTTCCTGGCGCAGCGCGGCGTGCACGTGCCCATCGTGGGCGACTTCCACTACAACGGCCACCTCCTGCTGGCCAGGTACCCGGACTGCGCGGCGGCGCTGGCCAAGTACCGCATCAACCCCGGCAACGTGGGGGCGAAGCGGCACGACGAGAACTTCGCCGCCATCATCGAGAAGGCGCTGGAGTTCGGGAAGCCGGTGCGCATCGGCGTCAACTGGGGCTCGCTGGACCAGGCGCTGCTGACGGAGATGATGGACGCCAACGCGCGCCGTCCCGAGGCCGAGCGCGAGGACGCGAAGACGGTGATGATGCAGGCGATGGTGGAAAGCGCCATGCGCTCCGCCGCGCTGGCCGAGCGGCTGGGGCTGCCGCACGACCGCATCATCCTGTCGGCGAAAGTCTCCGGCGTGCAGGACCTGGTAGCCGTCTACGGGATGCTGGCGCCGCTTTCCGATTACCCGCTCCACCTCGGCCTGACCGAGGCGGGGATGGGGACGAAGGGGATCGTGGCCTCCACCGCGGGGCTGTCCATCCTCCTGCAGCAGGGGATCGGCGACACCATCCGCGTCTCCCTCACCCCGAAGCCGGGCGGCGACCGGACCGAGGAGGTGCACGTCGCGCAGCAGATCCTGCAGTCGCTGGAGATCCGCTCGTTCACGCCGCAGGTCACCAGCTGCCCCGGCTGCGGCCGGACCACGTCGACCTACTTCCAGAAGCTGGCCGAGGAGATCCAGGGCTACCTGCGCGACCAGATGCCCGTGTGGCGCGAGACGCACCCCGGCGTGGAGGAGATGAAGGTGGCGGTGATGGGGTGCGTGGTGAACGGCCCCGGCGAGTCGAAGCACGCGAACCTGGGGATCTCGCTCCCCGGCACCTTCGAGGAGCCCAAGGCGCCGGTGTACGTCGACGGCGAGCACGCCGTCACCCTCCGCGGCGACCACATCGCCGAGGAGTTCAAGCGCATCCTGGACGATTACGTCGAAAGCCACTACCCGGCGAGGCAGCGGGAGCCGGTCGCGGCGGGCGTGTAG
- a CDS encoding PhzF family phenazine biosynthesis protein has protein sequence MPQPILQVDAFADRPFGGNPAAVCVMPAARDEAWMQDVAVEMNLSATAFLHPEDGGFRLRWFTPTVEVALCGHATLASAHVLWETGALAPGDEARFHTKSGLLTCRRDDGWVWMDFPAQPEQASEPIPGLAEALGVPLVYVGRSQLDVLVEVGSEDEVRAVEPDLRALRGVRTRGVIVTARASDGGYDFVSRFFAPAAGLDEDPVTGSAHCVLAPYWARRLGRGELTGYQASRRGGTVRVRVAGDRVLLGGRAVTVLRGELAD, from the coding sequence ATGCCCCAGCCGATCCTCCAGGTCGACGCCTTCGCCGACCGTCCGTTCGGCGGCAACCCCGCCGCGGTGTGCGTGATGCCCGCCGCGCGCGACGAGGCGTGGATGCAGGACGTGGCAGTGGAGATGAACCTCTCCGCGACGGCGTTCCTGCACCCGGAGGACGGCGGGTTCCGGCTGCGCTGGTTCACGCCGACGGTGGAGGTGGCGCTCTGCGGGCACGCCACGCTGGCCAGCGCGCACGTGCTGTGGGAGACGGGCGCGCTGGCGCCGGGCGACGAGGCGCGCTTCCACACGAAGAGCGGCCTCCTCACCTGCCGCCGCGACGACGGGTGGGTCTGGATGGACTTTCCCGCCCAGCCCGAGCAGGCGTCGGAGCCGATCCCCGGGCTGGCCGAGGCGCTGGGCGTTCCGCTGGTGTACGTGGGCCGCAGCCAATTAGACGTGCTGGTGGAAGTAGGATCGGAGGATGAAGTGCGCGCGGTGGAGCCGGACCTCCGCGCGCTGCGCGGCGTGCGGACGCGCGGGGTGATCGTCACCGCGCGCGCGTCGGACGGGGGATACGACTTCGTGTCGCGCTTCTTCGCGCCCGCGGCGGGGCTGGACGAGGACCCGGTGACGGGGTCGGCGCACTGCGTTCTCGCACCGTACTGGGCGCGCAGACTCGGCCGCGGCGAGCTGACCGGCTACCAGGCCTCGCGCCGCGGCGGCACCGTGCGCGTACGCGTCGCCGGCGATCGCGTGCTCCTGGGCGGCCGCGCCGTCACCGTCCTCCGCGGCGAGCTGGCGGACTGA